The Lathyrus oleraceus cultivar Zhongwan6 chromosome 5, CAAS_Psat_ZW6_1.0, whole genome shotgun sequence genome includes the window GGGATAATCTACTGTCCACATATGCATTCTTCTAGGTGCATAGATATACATAGGATAGCCATAGAATGGATCCATTACCACAAGAAGATTGGAACTTGGAACTTTCCATAACTAATTCTTTATGAAAGGAAGAAAAAAAATTCCTAAATCAATTCTGTTAGCTAGAAAGAGATTGGAAAACATGAATTAACCATGATTCTCAATAACTTGCTATACTAAACTAAAAAGTGATAGAAACTAACTCAATTCGATATTAAACTAAACCCTCTAGTGTGTTTCTATTTAGATATGAATCTAGTTGAATTCTTACTCGAATTGAATGCAGCCAATCTCATTCTTTGTCAACTTTTTATAATCAGACACTTTTCTTTTCTGTTAACAATTTTGATGATATGACTTGAATCTTGAATCATATTAGGTTCAGATATGATATGTCAACTTATAATTTTGTTATGTCACttgttttttatttaaaaatGACATTTCTAATAGCAATTTATCTCAGGATTAGTAATAATATTCAATTCATGATTCAAAGTATATGTTTTTTGATTCACGATTTGAATTTTGATTTTATAACCAATGGAATTAACCACTGCTGGAGTGAATTCATTTCAGGTTTTTGGACAAGGCTGCTATTAAAAAAGATCCTACTACAGGTTCATCAAGAGTACCAATGACAGTAAACCAAGTAGAAGGAGCAAAGCTAATCTTTGGTATGCTTCTAATATGGCTAGTAACACTGATTCCAAGCACCATTTGGGCACAAATCAACACTCTTTTTGTGAAACAAGGCACCACCTTAGACAGAAACCTTGGTCCTGATTTCAAAATTCCAGCAGCATCTCTTGGTAGCTTTGTAACCCTCTCCATGTTGCTCTCAGTGCCAATGTACGACCGACTTTTCGTTCCGTTCATGCGCCAGAGAACCGGCCACCCCAGAGGAATCACATTGCTTCAAAGACTTGGAATTGGATTTTCAATCCAAATCATAGCAATTGCAATTGCTTATGCAGTTGAAGTTAGAAGAATTCATGTCATAAAAGCGAATCACATTTTGGGTCCTAAAGATATTGTCCCGATGAGTATATTTTGGCTGTTACCGCAATATGTTCTTATTGGTATAGCAGATGTTTTCAATGCTATTGGATTGTTGGAATTTTTCTATGATCAATCCCCGGAAGATATGCAGAGTCTTGGAACAACTTTCTTCACAAGTGGAATTGGTGTTGGGAATTTCTTGAACAGCTTTTTGGTGACAATCACTGATAAGATAACAGGAAGAGGGTATAGAAAAAGTTGGATAGCTGATAACTTGAATGACTCTCACTTGGATTACTATTATGGGTTTCTTTTGATCATGTCAAGTGTTAATTTATTGGTGTTTCTTTGGGTTTCAAGTAGGTACATTTATAAGAAGGAGTCGACAAGGGTCAAAGAGGCACTTTGCGTTCAAATGGAGGTTAACCCGACTTTGGATGCATCTCTTGGTTTACAAGTATGAAAACTGAGAAATGATCCTATAGCCGCTGCGCGGTGCAGTGCAGTGGGAAACGTTCGATCCGATTAGAGAAACAGCGCCCGCGGCCCATAAGTGCACCTTGCAACAGTGGTGAGGAATCTAAATCCAAGAAAAGTCTAATTAAGTAGGTAGGGCAAGTGAAATATAAAGTATCCTCATTACACCAGGTGTGATCTTTTGTAAATTATGTGTGGAATATTAGTTTATGTTTCTTGCTTTTGCCAATATAATGTCATGTGTAAATACAATGTTTCAATCTCTTTTTATTTATGGAATAAGATATATTTTAAATAACTAAAGAATGCATTCAATTAGAAGAATATTCATGACCCTCAAATAGATATCTAAACCGCAAATTCTCAGGCAGAATGAAGAAAACTTAGAACTTAATCATATGGTAACTTAATAACTAATGGGGCTACATTGAACAAAAAATCCCTTGGCAAGTTGAAACATTCATACATCACCGCCCGCGTCAAAGAAGACCGGTTTTATTAGGAAAAATCATTTGGAAAATCCCTGTGATTTTTAGCATTATGATACTAATCTTGTTAAAGATTTAGATCATCCAAAATCTAATAAATTAAATACAGATGTTAAAAATTCAGATCACTTATTAAAGAACAGGGAAGTTGAATCGACTATCGGTATGTATTTAAGCAATCATTTTGTATGCGTTCGCTTTTTAGTAAATTAGTTTAAGTTTCATTCATTGATAACAATGGCAGGGCCACATTTCACAATCAGTCATACATGATATATATTTGACAGCATTGATCACAGAACAACCAGATAAGTTTCGGCTAAACTTTTCTTCAAGCATATGCTTCAGGACTAAAACCGGTACAAAAATTTCAAAGACTAAAACCAAAGAGCATGTTTATTACAGGGGAAATTTTTGTTTTTTGAAATATTTGGTACTAATATAATATTTTGCAGAAATAATTCCAAATATGAAATCGATTAATCTCTTCAGGACTAACCACCGCCTTGCTAATGCTGTTCTACTTCTCACCTTGCCAAATCCAGACAATATCTTTGAGAGCTGGCCTTATATGTCCCATCATTATCTTCTGGTACTCTAACGCATCACCGCAGGACTTCTTCATCTCCACCAAATAGAAAGACGGAGCGAACTCGAATATTTCAGCAGAAATGATAAGTGGCTCT containing:
- the LOC127084070 gene encoding protein NRT1/ PTR FAMILY 5.1, whose translation is METKDDYTQDGTVDFRGKPAVPSKTGKWKACAFLVGYEAFERMAFYGVASNLVNYLTTQLHEDTVSSVRNVNTWSGSVWITPILGAYIADSHLGRFWTFTLSSLIYVLGMTLLTIAVSLKSLKPTCTNGVCNKASTSQVAFFYIALYTMAIGAGGTKPNISTFGADQFDDFNPREKELKASFFNWWMFTSFLGALIATLGLVYIQENLGWGLGYGIPTAGLLLSLVIFYIGTPIYRHKVRTTKSPARDIIRVLIAAIKNRKLQLPSNPSDLHEYEMEGNVGRGKRQVYHTPTLRFLDKAAIKKDPTTGSSRVPMTVNQVEGAKLIFGMLLIWLVTLIPSTIWAQINTLFVKQGTTLDRNLGPDFKIPAASLGSFVTLSMLLSVPMYDRLFVPFMRQRTGHPRGITLLQRLGIGFSIQIIAIAIAYAVEVRRIHVIKANHILGPKDIVPMSIFWLLPQYVLIGIADVFNAIGLLEFFYDQSPEDMQSLGTTFFTSGIGVGNFLNSFLVTITDKITGRGYRKSWIADNLNDSHLDYYYGFLLIMSSVNLLVFLWVSSRYIYKKESTRVKEALCVQMEVNPTLDASLGLQV